A genome region from Chryseobacterium sp. G0186 includes the following:
- a CDS encoding DUF4349 domain-containing protein, with amino-acid sequence MKKFILLAAISSTFIMCKKGNVSSSQIDEAVHSIDSVASVATETIDHAHKTADQALDSASIRIKDFENTKDDIKQKIEHTSKIVDSLSDKIASTKLESKVEKKDFVAKKTEKIVVNVPAPKVIKETKIIYKDKPKNDSYELNMPKDKMVKTGYLAIKVDHAETAKEFIREETIKNNGYVKSENLSYIESATPHGENQKVYSLDIKVPIQHFDGLMEALNSNIGDIDTKDIQVSGHHYADNTICSINVNITDKIDVEKEPKTFGGKSLAAIESGWDIITSIFLFILPLWPVFLIAGIGYYFYKKKNKNIPNNDSH; translated from the coding sequence ATGAAAAAGTTCATATTACTGGCTGCTATATCAAGCACGTTTATTATGTGTAAAAAGGGAAATGTTTCATCATCTCAAATTGATGAAGCTGTACATAGTATAGACAGTGTTGCAAGTGTTGCTACAGAAACCATTGACCATGCCCATAAAACTGCTGACCAAGCCCTTGACTCCGCAAGTATAAGAATAAAGGATTTTGAGAATACAAAAGACGACATCAAACAAAAAATAGAGCATACCTCCAAGATTGTTGATTCTTTATCTGATAAGATTGCCTCTACAAAACTAGAGTCAAAAGTTGAAAAAAAGGATTTCGTGGCAAAGAAAACCGAAAAGATTGTTGTCAATGTTCCTGCTCCAAAAGTAATAAAGGAAACCAAAATCATTTATAAAGACAAACCGAAAAACGACAGCTATGAACTGAATATGCCAAAAGATAAAATGGTAAAAACCGGATACCTTGCTATAAAGGTAGATCATGCGGAAACCGCAAAGGAATTTATCAGGGAAGAAACTATCAAAAATAACGGCTACGTTAAAAGTGAAAACCTTTCCTACATTGAATCTGCCACTCCTCACGGTGAGAACCAAAAAGTATATAGTCTGGATATAAAGGTTCCTATTCAACATTTCGACGGTTTAATGGAAGCTCTTAACTCTAATATTGGAGATATTGACACTAAAGACATTCAGGTTTCAGGACATCATTATGCCGACAACACCATCTGCAGTATCAATGTAAATATTACAGATAAAATTGATGTTGAAAAAGAACCTAAAACCTTTGGTGGAAAATCACTGGCGGCCATAGAATCAGGCTGGGATATTATTACTTCTATCTTCCTGTTTATTCTTCCATTGTGGCCGGTATTTCTGATCGCCGGTATTGGATACTATTTTTATAAAAAGAAAAACAAAAACATTCCTAATAATGATTCTCACTAG
- a CDS encoding reprolysin-like metallopeptidase, producing MKRKLLFVAGFFILSGMTFAQQNQWSRTSPKKADVVREKPVRISQYELFNLNMDGLRQQLSLAPERNKQNSVKGTLIRIPNDKEGYDTFEVFEASTMHPDLQARYSDIRSYAGQKTGDPTTKIRFSVDPYFGFNAMVKNADHTYYIDSYSQDQKTYMLYDRKNAISPNGFECLFKGEDANGLTGLEGKTVVDGLLRKYRLAITTTTEYTDYTAQQAGVATGTVAQKKAAVLAAVNLAIARINQVYEKEISVSFQLVANTDQLFFVGTDTFDASDDYQMIDENVVVTNNVIGLANYDIGHLFSRGGNSGLAGTPSACTGDKAAGITGSANPVGDPFVIDFVAHEMGHQFGANHTQNNSCNRNTPTSVEPGSGSSIMGYAGICSPNVQGNSDAYFHAVSIAEMYTWITTGGNCGVNTATGNHAPTANAGPDKTIPMGTPFALTGVGNDPDNDSVTYNWEQIDTGAAQMPPRPTNTVGPMFRTLWETVSPTRYFPRLSTIVEGYDPTIVTASNYRAWEKLSSVARPLKFSLLVRDNNPVGGQSGRDDIQLTVSAAAGPFVVTSQNTAGIVWNVGQSQTITWDVANTNVAPVNTTNVSILLSTDGGLTFPQVLVASTPNNGSYTFNVPEGLGTSSKVRIMIKAVDNVFLNVNKTNFSINSTLGTKEIEKAEEGIKIYPNPSKGVFTIEAESKNGLSYSVFAMDGKLVNAKKEVKNGKVREEVNLSHLPIGTYIIQLDKEGQKVSKKLIIEK from the coding sequence ATGAAGAGAAAACTATTATTCGTAGCTGGCTTTTTTATTCTATCAGGAATGACATTTGCTCAGCAAAATCAATGGAGCAGGACCTCTCCTAAAAAGGCAGACGTAGTCAGGGAAAAACCTGTGAGAATCTCTCAATATGAGTTGTTTAATTTAAACATGGATGGGCTCAGACAACAACTGTCTTTAGCACCCGAAAGAAATAAACAAAATTCTGTTAAAGGAACTTTGATTAGAATTCCTAATGATAAAGAAGGGTATGATACCTTTGAAGTATTTGAAGCCTCTACCATGCATCCGGATTTACAGGCAAGATATTCTGATATCAGGTCTTACGCTGGGCAGAAAACAGGAGATCCTACAACAAAAATCAGATTTAGCGTAGATCCTTACTTTGGATTTAATGCTATGGTAAAAAATGCTGATCATACTTATTATATAGATTCCTATTCGCAAGACCAAAAAACCTATATGCTCTATGACAGGAAAAATGCAATCTCCCCAAATGGATTTGAGTGTTTGTTTAAAGGAGAAGATGCAAATGGACTTACCGGATTAGAGGGAAAAACAGTAGTGGATGGCTTATTGCGTAAATACAGACTTGCGATTACCACTACTACAGAATATACGGATTATACTGCCCAGCAGGCAGGCGTAGCAACTGGTACTGTTGCACAGAAAAAGGCTGCTGTACTTGCTGCCGTTAACCTGGCTATAGCAAGGATCAATCAGGTATATGAAAAGGAAATCTCTGTGTCTTTTCAATTGGTAGCTAATACTGATCAATTGTTTTTTGTAGGAACAGATACTTTTGATGCCAGTGATGACTACCAAATGATTGATGAAAACGTAGTGGTTACCAATAATGTCATAGGATTGGCCAACTATGATATAGGCCATCTGTTTTCACGAGGAGGAAACAGTGGGCTGGCAGGAACTCCTTCTGCCTGTACAGGTGATAAGGCAGCCGGTATTACAGGTTCTGCAAATCCTGTAGGTGATCCGTTTGTAATTGATTTTGTGGCTCATGAAATGGGACATCAGTTTGGGGCTAACCATACCCAAAATAATAGCTGTAATAGAAATACCCCAACCTCCGTAGAGCCGGGGAGCGGAAGTTCAATTATGGGATATGCCGGAATATGCTCACCGAATGTTCAAGGAAACAGTGATGCTTATTTTCATGCTGTAAGTATCGCTGAAATGTATACCTGGATTACTACTGGTGGAAATTGCGGAGTTAATACCGCTACAGGAAATCATGCCCCAACTGCCAATGCAGGACCTGACAAAACAATTCCTATGGGAACACCATTTGCCTTGACTGGGGTGGGTAATGATCCAGATAATGACTCGGTTACTTATAACTGGGAACAGATTGATACAGGGGCTGCACAGATGCCGCCAAGGCCAACCAATACTGTAGGCCCTATGTTCAGAACTTTATGGGAAACCGTGTCTCCAACAAGATATTTTCCAAGATTATCAACTATTGTGGAAGGGTATGATCCTACCATAGTAACTGCCTCAAACTACAGAGCCTGGGAAAAACTTTCATCAGTAGCAAGACCCCTGAAATTTTCATTACTGGTAAGAGACAACAATCCTGTAGGAGGACAGTCTGGCCGTGATGATATTCAACTTACCGTTTCAGCCGCCGCCGGACCTTTTGTTGTTACCTCTCAAAACACAGCAGGAATTGTCTGGAATGTAGGACAGTCACAAACGATTACATGGGATGTAGCTAATACGAACGTAGCGCCTGTAAATACAACCAATGTCTCTATTCTGCTTTCTACAGACGGTGGGCTTACTTTCCCTCAGGTGCTTGTAGCCAGTACTCCAAACAACGGATCTTATACGTTTAATGTTCCGGAAGGATTAGGGACTAGTTCAAAAGTAAGAATTATGATTAAGGCTGTAGATAATGTTTTTCTAAATGTTAATAAAACTAATTTTAGTATTAATTCTACGTTAGGAACCAAGGAAATTGAAAAAGCTGAAGAAGGAATAAAAATCTATCCAAACCCTTCGAAAGGAGTTTTCACTATTGAAGCAGAATCTAAAAACGGCCTATCATACTCTGTTTTTGCAATGGACGGAAAGCTTGTTAATGCTAAAAAAGAAGTTAAAAATGGCAAGGTTCGTGAAGAAGTAAATTTATCTCACCTGCCTATTGGTACCTACATTATTCAACTGGATAAAGAAGGTCAGAAAGTTTCCAAAAAACTGATTATTGAAAAATAA
- a CDS encoding peptide chain release factor 3 — MSDLIKEIQKRKTFGIISHPDAGKTTLTEKLLLFGGAIQEAGAVKSNKIKKGATSDFMEIERQRGISVATSVLAFEYKDHKINILDTPGHKDFAEDTYRTLTAVDSVIVVIDVAKGVEEQTEKLVKVCRMRNIPMLVFINKLDREGKDAFDLLDEVEQKLGLRVVPLSLPIGMGSDFQGIYNIWENNIQLFLEEKKQKVGESITFDNINDPLIDEAIGPKAAQTLRDELELIQSVYPEFSREDYMNGDLQPVFFGSALNNFGVRELLNAFIEIAPMPQPKESDLRMVKPEESTFTGFVFKIHANMDPKHRDRLAFIKIVSGTFKRNENYLLVREGKKMKFSSPNAFFADKKEVVEESFPGDIVGLHDTGSFRIGDTLTAGEKLSFKGIPSFSPEHFRYINNNDPLKAKQLAKGIDQLMDEGVAQLFTLEMNNRKIIGTVGALQYEVIQYRLEHEYGAKCTYEPLSMHKACWVEADEKSEEFKEFARLKQRFLARDKYNQLVFLADSSFTIHMTQEKFPNVKLHFISEFKDH, encoded by the coding sequence ATGTCAGACTTAATCAAAGAAATACAAAAAAGAAAGACCTTCGGGATCATTTCCCACCCGGATGCCGGGAAGACCACTCTTACAGAAAAGCTACTACTTTTCGGAGGGGCAATCCAGGAAGCCGGTGCGGTAAAATCCAATAAAATAAAAAAAGGAGCAACCTCCGACTTTATGGAAATTGAAAGACAGAGAGGGATCTCTGTGGCAACTTCTGTATTGGCTTTTGAATATAAAGATCACAAAATCAACATCCTCGATACGCCTGGTCACAAGGATTTTGCTGAGGACACGTATAGAACTTTAACTGCCGTAGACTCTGTAATTGTTGTAATAGACGTTGCAAAAGGGGTTGAGGAACAAACTGAAAAGTTAGTTAAGGTTTGTAGAATGAGAAACATTCCGATGCTGGTTTTCATCAATAAGCTTGACCGTGAGGGTAAGGACGCTTTTGATTTGCTGGATGAAGTAGAGCAAAAACTAGGATTAAGAGTGGTTCCACTTTCTCTTCCAATTGGTATGGGAAGTGACTTCCAGGGAATTTATAATATCTGGGAAAATAATATCCAGTTATTCCTGGAAGAAAAAAAGCAAAAGGTAGGTGAATCTATTACTTTTGATAATATTAATGATCCGTTAATTGATGAAGCGATAGGTCCAAAAGCAGCTCAAACATTGAGAGACGAACTGGAGCTTATTCAATCTGTATATCCGGAATTCAGCCGTGAGGATTATATGAACGGAGATCTGCAGCCTGTATTCTTTGGCTCGGCTTTAAATAACTTTGGGGTACGTGAGCTATTGAATGCATTTATTGAAATTGCACCTATGCCACAGCCTAAGGAAAGTGATCTTCGTATGGTAAAGCCTGAGGAAAGCACATTCACAGGATTTGTTTTCAAAATTCACGCCAACATGGATCCTAAACACAGAGACAGACTTGCTTTCATAAAGATTGTTTCCGGAACGTTTAAGAGAAATGAAAATTATTTATTGGTAAGAGAGGGTAAAAAAATGAAGTTCTCTTCTCCAAACGCCTTCTTTGCTGACAAAAAAGAGGTGGTAGAAGAAAGTTTCCCTGGTGATATTGTAGGTCTTCATGACACGGGAAGCTTCAGAATTGGTGACACTTTAACAGCTGGTGAAAAACTAAGCTTCAAAGGGATTCCAAGCTTCTCTCCTGAACATTTCCGTTACATCAACAACAACGATCCGCTTAAGGCAAAGCAATTGGCTAAAGGTATTGATCAGTTAATGGATGAAGGGGTTGCCCAATTATTTACCCTGGAAATGAATAACAGAAAGATCATCGGAACTGTGGGAGCACTTCAGTACGAAGTTATCCAGTACCGTCTGGAGCATGAGTATGGTGCAAAATGTACCTACGAACCTCTATCTATGCATAAGGCTTGTTGGGTAGAAGCAGATGAGAAATCTGAAGAGTTCAAGGAATTTGCAAGATTAAAGCAAAGATTCCTTGCCAGAGATAAATACAATCAATTGGTATTTTTGGCAGATTCATCTTTTACCATTCATATGACACAGGAAAAATTCCCGAATGTAAAATTACATTTCATTAGTGAATTTAAAGATCACTAA
- a CDS encoding CPBP family intramembrane glutamic endopeptidase, whose amino-acid sequence MENSRYPKFTFTWVGAVTLVVGLFVGTMAVSLFSTFWKVAFKENLELKDWFLMVANSVGFLTAIAFFDFFIVRRTTKMKLNFNFSSVNFYTYLLVFPMMLGMMFISEFVTSLIPITGPFFGDFYEYFTQLMSQLTDDPVIMLIMTVIMAPIFEEIIFRGIIQKGLINKGVEPWKAILYASIIFGVVHGNPWQFISAVMLGCVLGFVYYKTKSLLIPILLHGFNNLTLSLLVVYGKNESFAKFLNVSEWLILAVGIVLFTLFYYLFTRKYKVHYAEI is encoded by the coding sequence ATGGAAAATAGCAGGTATCCGAAGTTTACTTTCACATGGGTGGGCGCTGTTACTTTAGTGGTCGGATTATTCGTGGGAACAATGGCTGTTTCTTTATTCAGCACCTTTTGGAAAGTGGCTTTCAAGGAAAATTTAGAACTTAAAGACTGGTTCCTTATGGTAGCCAATTCTGTGGGGTTCCTGACTGCAATTGCCTTTTTTGATTTTTTCATTGTAAGGCGAACGACGAAAATGAAGCTTAACTTTAACTTTTCATCAGTTAACTTCTATACGTACCTCTTGGTTTTCCCCATGATGCTGGGAATGATGTTTATTTCTGAGTTTGTTACCTCTTTAATCCCAATAACAGGACCGTTTTTTGGAGATTTCTATGAATACTTTACCCAATTGATGAGCCAATTAACTGATGATCCGGTCATCATGCTGATCATGACTGTGATTATGGCTCCTATTTTTGAAGAGATTATATTCAGAGGGATTATCCAAAAAGGATTGATAAATAAAGGCGTTGAACCCTGGAAAGCAATTTTGTATGCTTCCATTATCTTTGGAGTGGTTCATGGAAATCCATGGCAGTTCATCAGTGCTGTAATGTTAGGATGTGTTTTAGGATTTGTATATTATAAAACAAAATCCTTACTCATCCCCATACTACTGCATGGGTTTAATAACCTGACTCTTTCATTACTGGTAGTGTATGGTAAAAATGAAAGTTTTGCAAAATTTTTAAATGTTTCAGAGTGGTTGATATTAGCCGTAGGAATTGTACTTTTCACTTTATTCTACTATCTTTTTACAAGAAAATATAAAGTACATTACGCTGAAATTTAA